In Monodelphis domestica isolate mMonDom1 chromosome 4, mMonDom1.pri, whole genome shotgun sequence, one DNA window encodes the following:
- the LOC100617304 gene encoding telomere zinc finger-associated protein isoform X6: protein MMDGSFVQHSVRVLQELNKQREKGQYCDATLDVGGLVFKAHWSVLACCSHFFQSLYGDGTVGSVSLPAGFAEIFGLLLDFFYTGHLALTAGNRDKVLLAARELHVPEVVELCQSFKPEDFVGQELASPETSIPEDLNSHLKWPPDSEEEEVVRVFYTGISVQQPCSPQSPHGAKPSPLGQSESPSSPQERFQQALKPSSIPASPEDKDLQDCKDPQRPLKAGGVLLQAGSNEWEVVVQVEDDADGDDISESETVQTTRKSDMAPKAGALEPALSLGPPVSKPRRNRKGTAVPVECPTCHKKFLSKYYLKVHNRKHTGEKPFECPKCGKCYFRKENLLEHEARNCLNRSEQVFTCSVCQETFRRRMELRVHMVSHTGEMPYKCSSCSQQFMQKKDLQSHLIKLHGAPKPHACPTCAKCFLSRTELQLHEAFKHRGEKLFVCEECGHRASSRNGLQMHIKAKHRNERPYVCEFCSHAFTQKANLNMHLRTHTGEKPFQCHLCGKTFRTQASLDKHHRTHTGERPFSCEFCEQRFTEKGPLLRHVASRHQEGRPYFCQICGKTFKAVEQLRVHVRRHKGVRKFECTECGYKFTRQAHLRRHMEIHDRVENYNPRQRKLRNLVIEDEKMVVVALQPPPELEMSSAEVIVESLTQGGLATQLPGQRLCSENFSSTDVIEQSLIITATIPEDCDT, encoded by the exons ATGATGGATGGCTCTTTTGTTCAACACAGTGTGCGAGTGTTGCAGGAGCTCAACAAACAGCGGGAGAAGGGTCAGTACTGCGATGCCACCCTGGATGTGGGGGGCTTGGTATTCAAGGCCCACTGGAGTGTCCTTGCCTGTTGCAGCCActttttccaaagcctgtatgGGGATGGCACGGTGGGCAGCGTGAGCCTTCCTGCTGGTTTTGCTGAGATCTTTGGCCTCTTGCTGGACTTTTTCTACACGGGCCACCTTGCCCTCACTGCAGGGAACCGGGATAAGGTGCTCCTGGCAGCTAGAGAGCTTCATGTACCTGAGGTTGTAGAGCTATGCCAAAGCTTCAAACCAGAGGACTTTGTGGGACAGGAGCTGGCCAGCCCAGAGACATCCATCCCTGAGGATTTGAATAGCCACCTGAAGTGGCCACCTGACTCTGAAGAGGAAGAAGTGGTCAGAGTTTTCTACACGGGCATTAGTGTTCAGCAGCCCTGCTCTCCCCAGAGCCCTCATGGGGCCAAACCTAGTCCCCTTGGACAGAGTGAGAGCCCTTCCTCTCCCCAGGAAAGATTCCAGCAAGCACTGAAGCCCAGTAGCATCCCAGCCAGCCCTGAAGACAAAGACCTTCAGGACTGTAAAGACCCCCAGAGGCCCTTGAAGGCAGGAGGGGTCCTGCTACAGGCTGGTAGTAATGAG TGGGAAGTGGTGGTCCAAGTTGAGGATGATGCAGATGGAGATGACATTTCTGAATCAGAGACTGTGCAGACCACAAGGAAGTCAGACATGGCTCCAAAGGCTGGTGCTCTGGAGCCGGCCCTGAGCCTGGGGCCCCCAGTCTCCAAGCCCCGCAGGAACAGAAAAGGTACAGCTGTGCCGGTTGAATGTCCCACATGTCATAAAAAGTTCCTCAGCAAATATTATCTAAAAGTCCACAACAG AAAACACACTGGGGAGAAGCCTTTTGAATGCCCTAAATGTGGGAAATGCTACTTTAGGAAAGAGAATCTCCTGGAGCATGAAGCACGGAATTGCCTGAACCGCTCAGAGCAG GTGTTTACTTGTTCTGTGTGCCAGGAGACGTTCCGACGGAGGATGGAGCTGCGAGTTCACATGGTGTCCCACACGGGGGAGATGCCCTACAAG TGCTCGTCCTGCTCTCAGCAATTCATGCAGAAGAAGGACTTGCAGAGCCACTTGATCAAGCTACACGGGGCCCCCAAGCCTCACGCG TGCCCCACCTGCGCCAAATGCTTCCTGTCCCGAACAGAACTTCAGTTACACGAAGCCTTCAAGCACCGAGGAGAGAAGCTGTTCGTGTGCGAGGAGTGCGGGCACCGGGCCTCCAGTCGCAACGGCCTCCAGATGCACATCAAGGCCAAGCACAG GAATGAGCGGCCCTACGTCTGTGAGTTCTGCAGCCACGCTTTCACCCAGAAGGCCAATCTCAACATGCACCTGCGCACGCACACTGGGGAGAAGCCCTTCCAGTGCCACCTGTGTGGCAAAACCTTCCGCACACAAG CAAGCCTGGACAAGCACCACCGGACGCACACCGGCGAGCGGCCCTTTAGCTGCGAGTTCTGTGAGCAGCGCTTCACTGAGAAGGGGCCCCTGCTGAGACACGTGGCCAGCCGCCACCAGGAGGGCCGGCCATACTTCTGCCAGATCTGCGGGAAGACCTTCAAAG CCGTGGAGCAGCTGCGCGTGCATGTGAGAAGGCACAAAGGTGTGAGGAAGTTCGAGTGTACAGAGTGCGGCTACAAGTTCACACGACAG GCCCACCTGCGCCGGCACATGGAGATCCACGACCGAGTGGAGAATTACAATCCTCGTCAGAGGAAGCTGCGGAACCTGGTCATCGAGGACGAAAAGATGGTTGTGGTGGCCCTGCAGCCGCCCCCGGAGCTGGAGATGAGCTCCGCCGAGGTCATAGTGGAGTCCCTGACGCAGGGCGGGCTGGCCACCCAGCTCCCTGGCCAGAGACTCTGTTCAGAGAATTTTTCTAGCACAGACGTCATCGAGCAGTCACTCATTATCACTGCCACCATCCCCGAGGACTGTGACACATAG